GCCCGGCGTATGCGGCGATCCAGCCGGCGGTCCTCCCCATGACCTCGACCACCATCACCCTGTTGTGCGACTCGGCGGTCGTCGTCAGGCGATCGAGGGCGTCGGTGACGATCTGCACGGCGGTGTGGAACCCGAACGACACGTCCGTGCCGGCGATGTCGTTGTCGATCGTCTTGGGCACACCGACGATCCGCAGGCCGCCGTCCTGCAGCTGCACGGCCGTTCGCAGCGACCCGTCGCCGCCGATCACGACGAGGCTCTCGATGGCGTTTGCCTCGATAGCCGCCCGCACCGACTCGTAACCCTCGCCGTGGACGTACGGGTCACGCCGCGAAGTCCCCAGGATCGTGCCGCCGCGAACCAGGATCCCGCGGACGTCGTCCCGTGTGAGGGGCCGCGTCGTCCCGGACATGAGCCCGTCCCAGCCGTTCTCGATCCCGACGACCGCCTCGCCCTCGGCGGTGACTCGCGTGACGACCGCCCTGATCGCCGCGTTGAGCCCCGGGCAGTCGCCTCCCGCCGTGAGCACTCCGATCGCCATCAGCTCTCCTCCGATTGCACGCTCAGACGATAGAGCACACTCGCGACCGGCCTTTGTCCCCTAGCGGGAATTGCGCCGGTATCGCATGGTGGCCGGTGAGAGGAATTGTCACGAGGAGGCAGGAGATGCAGAAGATCTTGATCGCAGTCGCATCGAAGCATGGTGCGACCACCGGCATCGGAGCCGAGATCGGCCGCACGTTGGCCGACGCCGGGATGTCGGTCGAAGTGTCTCCGCCGGAGGAAGTCGCGTCGATCGAGCCCTTCGACGCCGTCGTCATCGGCAGCGCCGTGTACGCCGGGCATTGGCAGTCCGAGGCGCGCGAGTTCATCGATCGGTTCTCGGCGGACCTGAAGCGCAAGCCGGTGTGGCTCTTCTCGAGCGGGCCGATCGGCGATCCGCCGAAGCCCGAGGCCGATCCGGTCGACATAGCGGACTACGTGGCGTGGACCGGAGCGAGGGCTCACGAGGTCTTCGCAGGCAGCCTCGACAAGGAGGCCCTGAGCCTCCCGGAGCGGGCGATCGCACGGGCGCTGCGAGCCCCGTTCGGGGACTTCAGAGAGTGGGACGCAATCCACGCCTGGGCGGAGGAGATCGCCGCCGAGCTGGCTCCGGCGCCACACTGAGGCGTCGAGTCCCGGGAGCCGTCAGCTCGCCGCCGCCACCTCGGCTGCTGCCACCGCCGCCGCGGCGAACTCCTTGAAGGCCGCCAAGGCACGAGGCCCGTACACGGAGGCGGGGCCTCCCGCCATCAGGAGCGCCACCCCGAGCGCCTCGGCCGCTTCGGGCTCCGAAGCCCCGCGGCGCGCCGCGCCCTTGGCGTGATACGCGATGCATCCGTCGCAGCCGTCCGCGACGGCGATGGCGAGCGCCATCAGCTCCTTGACTCGGCCCGACAGGGCACCGTCGCGCATCGTCGCCTGGTGCAGGTCTGAGAATCCCTTCCACTCCTCGGGAATGGCGGAGCGCAGCTCCCTCGTCGGGATGCGCAGCTCATCGATCACGGTCTGGGAATCGGTCATGGCTCTCTCCAGCTCGGCTTGCCTCATCGACGGTAGGTCGCGATGGGCTGCCGTTACAGAGGCGATCGGCACTGATCCGGTCGCCCACTTGGGCCGAACGGCCCTTCCTCGTGGAGCCTGCGGCGGTCCATGATCGAGTGGAAG
This region of Acidimicrobiia bacterium genomic DNA includes:
- a CDS encoding ATP-dependent 6-phosphofructokinase, with the translated sequence MAIGVLTAGGDCPGLNAAIRAVVTRVTAEGEAVVGIENGWDGLMSGTTRPLTRDDVRGILVRGGTILGTSRRDPYVHGEGYESVRAAIEANAIESLVVIGGDGSLRTAVQLQDGGLRIVGVPKTIDNDIAGTDVSFGFHTAVQIVTDALDRLTTTAESHNRVMVVEVMGRTAGWIAAYAGLAGGAEIVLVPEVRYDLDEVAARLNRRHAAGHDYSVVVVAEGTPGPAGDVSSRGVDAFGFDRIGGIGQYVSSELERLTGFESRLTTLGYLQRGGTPNAFDRVLATRMGLAAAELALEGASGVMVGVRGDEIVPVDLGEACGEPRLLDERRFAEAAWFFA
- a CDS encoding flavodoxin domain-containing protein, whose product is MQKILIAVASKHGATTGIGAEIGRTLADAGMSVEVSPPEEVASIEPFDAVVIGSAVYAGHWQSEAREFIDRFSADLKRKPVWLFSSGPIGDPPKPEADPVDIADYVAWTGARAHEVFAGSLDKEALSLPERAIARALRAPFGDFREWDAIHAWAEEIAAELAPAPH
- a CDS encoding carboxymuconolactone decarboxylase family protein, which codes for MTDSQTVIDELRIPTRELRSAIPEEWKGFSDLHQATMRDGALSGRVKELMALAIAVADGCDGCIAYHAKGAARRGASEPEAAEALGVALLMAGGPASVYGPRALAAFKEFAAAAVAAAEVAAAS